The following proteins are co-located in the Echinicola sp. 20G genome:
- a CDS encoding ABC transporter permease, with translation MLKHHLILFFRNFKRHKDTFLVNLLGLAAGLACTLMIYLWVNDEFSVDKFHQNDGQIFQVMMKSVSANGVEVGTNNPTGLTGILMDEVPEIELAVSEGIIPMEYPLIVKENVYKSFGAYVSPEYFQVFSYPVLAGNGAHFLEDKSGIVVSKELANRIFGEGKNVLGEMITIDGKGEYQISGVFETPSNSTRNFDFLIPLATAFDHYPNLKEDWSSVWVNTFVLAQKGTDRSVIDEKIKGIVTKYTGVQSESLFLRKFSDAYLYGNYENGLQVGGRISYVKLFALIALFILILACINFMNLSTAKASQRLKEIRVKKAMGAERKTLVLQYLAESVFMSFSALVLAVVVVMLLLPQFNELTGKALSLTLNGPMVGAFLGITLLAGLLAGAYPAIYLSGINPLKSTLGKGGSPNELWVRKGLIVFQFTLSVVLAVAVLVVHRQIELIQTKQLGYNKENVMYFPIEGEVTNHLESFLEEVTEVPGVKGASSMFMTFLGNINGTNDVSWSGKEEGERVDMEYRRVNYGLTELLDLEVLKGRSFDKKRSDADAIIFNESAVNAMGLENPVGQKVRLWGNEREIIGVVKDFHFKSLHEKVKPLFLFINPERTNYVALKLEAGNQQNTIASLKKFYKSFNPGYALDYRFLDEAYQEQYVSEQRVSTLSKYFTGLAILISCLGLFGLAVFSAEKRKKEIGVRKVLGASIGTILKLMTGEFAKLVLVAFAIAVPISWWASKQWLAGFAYRTSLDWWLFMVAAVVIMLIAMLTVGTQAFRAANVNPVNSLRDE, from the coding sequence ATGCTAAAACATCACCTCATATTATTCTTTCGCAATTTCAAGAGGCATAAAGATACCTTTTTAGTGAATCTTTTGGGCCTTGCTGCTGGGCTTGCCTGTACCTTGATGATTTACTTATGGGTAAATGATGAGTTCTCAGTGGATAAGTTCCATCAAAATGATGGTCAGATCTTTCAGGTAATGATGAAATCGGTTTCTGCCAATGGAGTGGAGGTAGGAACGAATAACCCTACGGGCTTGACTGGGATCTTAATGGACGAGGTACCTGAAATAGAATTGGCTGTTTCCGAAGGGATAATTCCGATGGAATACCCGCTGATAGTAAAGGAGAATGTTTATAAAAGCTTCGGTGCATATGTTAGTCCTGAGTATTTTCAGGTCTTTTCCTATCCTGTGCTGGCTGGGAACGGTGCACACTTTTTGGAGGATAAGTCAGGAATAGTAGTTTCCAAGGAGCTGGCCAATAGGATTTTCGGCGAGGGAAAAAACGTATTGGGAGAAATGATTACGATTGACGGAAAAGGAGAATATCAAATTTCCGGTGTTTTCGAAACCCCTTCTAATTCAACCAGAAATTTTGATTTTTTAATACCTCTGGCTACTGCTTTTGATCATTACCCCAATCTTAAGGAAGACTGGTCAAGCGTTTGGGTAAACACTTTTGTTCTGGCGCAAAAAGGGACTGACCGTTCAGTTATCGATGAAAAAATAAAAGGAATAGTCACCAAATATACGGGAGTCCAAAGTGAATCCTTGTTTTTGAGGAAATTTTCGGATGCCTATCTCTACGGTAATTATGAAAATGGGTTGCAAGTGGGGGGAAGAATTAGCTATGTCAAGTTGTTCGCCCTAATTGCCTTATTTATCCTGATATTGGCCTGTATCAATTTTATGAACCTTTCCACAGCCAAAGCTTCTCAAAGGTTAAAAGAAATCCGAGTCAAGAAGGCCATGGGAGCAGAAAGAAAAACCTTGGTTTTGCAGTACTTGGCTGAATCTGTTTTTATGTCTTTCTCGGCTTTGGTTTTGGCGGTAGTTGTAGTGATGCTGCTTTTACCTCAGTTCAATGAGCTTACCGGGAAAGCGCTTAGCTTGACTTTAAACGGGCCTATGGTAGGGGCATTTTTGGGGATTACCTTATTAGCTGGTTTACTGGCGGGAGCTTACCCAGCGATTTATCTTTCTGGAATAAATCCCTTAAAGTCGACTTTAGGCAAGGGAGGCAGCCCGAATGAATTGTGGGTTAGAAAAGGGCTAATAGTTTTTCAGTTTACCTTATCTGTGGTTTTGGCAGTAGCAGTGTTGGTGGTCCATAGGCAAATAGAGTTGATTCAAACAAAGCAACTTGGGTACAACAAGGAAAATGTTATGTACTTTCCCATTGAAGGAGAGGTGACCAACCACTTGGAATCATTCCTCGAAGAAGTGACAGAAGTCCCCGGGGTAAAAGGCGCTTCCAGTATGTTTATGACTTTTTTAGGAAATATCAATGGAACAAATGATGTCTCCTGGTCCGGCAAAGAAGAAGGAGAGCGAGTAGATATGGAGTACCGTCGTGTCAACTATGGATTGACAGAATTGCTAGACTTAGAGGTGCTGAAAGGAAGAAGTTTTGACAAGAAAAGATCAGATGCTGACGCAATAATTTTCAATGAATCAGCAGTCAATGCCATGGGATTGGAAAACCCTGTTGGACAAAAGGTGAGACTCTGGGGAAATGAACGCGAAATCATTGGAGTAGTCAAAGATTTTCACTTCAAGTCCTTGCACGAAAAGGTGAAGCCGCTGTTCCTTTTCATCAACCCGGAAAGGACCAACTATGTGGCGCTAAAACTAGAAGCGGGAAACCAACAAAATACAATAGCTTCACTGAAAAAGTTTTATAAATCTTTTAATCCTGGATATGCCCTAGATTATCGATTTCTGGATGAGGCTTATCAGGAACAATATGTTTCAGAGCAGCGTGTCTCCACCTTATCAAAATATTTTACGGGTTTGGCCATATTGATTTCCTGCTTGGGACTCTTTGGCTTGGCTGTGTTCAGTGCCGAGAAACGCAAAAAGGAAATCGGTGTGCGCAAAGTGTTGGGAGCATCAATCGGTACCATTTTGAAATTGATGACAGGTGAGTTTGCCAAACTGGTTTTGGTAGCATTTGCAATAGCTGTCCCTATTTCTTGGTGGGCAAGCAAGCAGTGGTTGGCAGGTTTTGCTTATCGTACATCGTTGGATTGGTGGCTGTTTATGGTGGCAGCTGTCGTGATTATGCTGATCGCCATGCTCACGGTGGGCACACAAGCTTTCCGAGCGGCCAATGTAAACCCAGTGAATTCATTGAGAGATGAATGA
- a CDS encoding ABC transporter permease, which produces MLKHHLIIFIRNIRKDRSTFLINLIGLSTGLACVLLIYLWVNDETKMDKFHENHDRIYQVIEHVEFSDGVQTFIETSGPMAELLADEMPEVEYAASSIPPDWFGKHLLTVGEKNLKAVGQLVSKDYFNIFSYPLIQGDKDQVMADPNSIIISRELATNLFGTTENVVGEAVEFEHDRTFQVSGIFENVPSNSTLQFDFVLSTEASKEIPPWTSLHTWNSTGPKVYVLVREGADIQLLNSKVEKIRKSRNEQTIQTATLVSFSDHYLHGNYENGKQVGGRIEYVKLFSLIALIILVIACINFMNLSTARASKRLKEIGIKKAVGADRESFIFQFLTESVAMSLLALVLAVGLVMLFLPQFNVIVGKQLGLSLDIPLFLTALGIAIFAGLIAGSYPALYLSKFSAIKVLKGKLNSSFGEFMTRKGLVVVQFVLSIVLIVSVLVVYRQIEFVQSQNMGYDQDHIVTMEVEGDIKKQLQAFMSEAKKLPGIKNASSTTHPMIGKNWSTSISWEGKEDNDATQFIIFGVDYDFIETMGMEVLEGRSFSREYGADSMGIIFNETAIKTMGIEDPIGKTVANGRATIIGVVKDFHFKSLKEKVDPIFIRMMPEAVRHIMVSVEGGQEKAALEGLQNLYQTFNPGYPFEYRFLDEDFQVQYESEQRVATLSKYFAGLAIIISCLGLFGLSAHTAEQRTKEIGIRKVLGASVSGVVALLSKDFIRLILIAILIATPIAWYMMYRWLQDFAYRIDLQWWMFAGAGLAAIVIALLTVSSQAIKAALMNPVNSLRSE; this is translated from the coding sequence ATGTTAAAACATCACTTAATAATATTTATTCGGAATATCAGAAAAGACAGAAGTACTTTTTTGATCAACTTGATTGGGCTTTCTACTGGTTTGGCCTGTGTCCTGCTGATTTATCTGTGGGTGAACGATGAAACGAAAATGGACAAGTTCCATGAAAATCATGATCGCATATACCAGGTCATTGAACATGTGGAGTTTTCTGATGGTGTGCAGACTTTCATCGAAACATCTGGTCCAATGGCCGAGTTATTGGCCGATGAAATGCCAGAAGTGGAGTATGCAGCTTCATCTATTCCACCCGATTGGTTTGGTAAACATTTGCTTACTGTGGGGGAGAAAAACCTTAAAGCAGTTGGACAGTTGGTGAGCAAAGATTACTTCAATATTTTTTCTTATCCATTAATCCAAGGGGACAAAGACCAGGTCATGGCAGATCCAAATTCCATTATCATCTCTAGGGAACTGGCGACTAATCTATTTGGTACTACAGAAAATGTAGTTGGTGAAGCGGTGGAATTTGAGCATGACAGGACCTTTCAGGTTTCTGGGATCTTTGAGAATGTACCTTCGAACTCTACCTTGCAATTTGATTTTGTTTTATCAACCGAAGCTTCAAAAGAAATTCCCCCTTGGACTTCGCTCCATACTTGGAACAGTACAGGACCCAAGGTGTATGTTTTGGTGAGGGAAGGAGCTGATATACAGTTGCTTAACAGCAAGGTGGAAAAGATCAGGAAAAGCAGGAACGAGCAGACCATTCAAACAGCGACATTGGTGTCTTTTTCGGATCATTACCTCCATGGGAATTATGAAAATGGAAAACAGGTGGGGGGCCGGATAGAATATGTAAAGCTATTCTCTCTGATTGCTTTGATAATTTTGGTGATCGCTTGTATCAATTTTATGAATTTGTCCACAGCCCGCGCTTCTAAAAGGCTAAAAGAGATAGGAATAAAGAAAGCAGTAGGGGCAGACAGAGAGAGCTTTATTTTTCAGTTCCTTACTGAGTCTGTTGCCATGTCACTCTTGGCTTTGGTACTAGCGGTAGGGCTGGTGATGCTTTTTCTCCCTCAGTTCAATGTTATTGTTGGTAAGCAACTGGGGCTGAGTTTAGATATTCCTCTTTTTCTAACTGCTTTAGGTATTGCCATTTTTGCCGGATTGATAGCTGGTAGTTATCCTGCCCTCTATTTATCCAAGTTTAGTGCAATTAAGGTCCTCAAAGGCAAGCTGAATAGTTCATTTGGAGAATTTATGACCCGTAAAGGATTGGTAGTTGTCCAGTTTGTTTTATCCATTGTTTTGATTGTATCTGTATTGGTGGTTTACAGGCAAATTGAGTTTGTTCAAAGCCAAAATATGGGCTATGACCAGGATCATATTGTGACCATGGAAGTTGAAGGGGATATCAAGAAGCAGCTGCAGGCATTTATGTCCGAAGCAAAAAAACTTCCGGGTATAAAGAATGCCTCAAGTACGACACACCCTATGATTGGTAAGAACTGGAGCACATCGATAAGCTGGGAGGGGAAAGAGGACAACGATGCAACCCAATTTATCATTTTCGGAGTGGATTATGATTTTATCGAGACCATGGGCATGGAGGTATTGGAAGGCCGAAGTTTTAGCCGGGAATATGGTGCAGATAGTATGGGGATCATTTTTAACGAAACAGCCATCAAGACCATGGGAATAGAAGACCCGATAGGTAAAACTGTTGCAAACGGCAGGGCTACCATTATTGGGGTGGTTAAGGATTTTCATTTTAAGTCTTTGAAGGAAAAAGTGGATCCGATATTTATTAGGATGATGCCTGAGGCGGTCAGACATATTATGGTGAGTGTTGAGGGAGGACAGGAAAAAGCTGCTCTAGAGGGACTCCAAAACTTGTATCAGACATTTAATCCTGGATATCCTTTTGAATACAGGTTTTTGGATGAGGATTTCCAAGTGCAATATGAGTCGGAACAAAGGGTAGCCACACTATCCAAATATTTTGCAGGGCTGGCTATCATTATCTCCTGCCTCGGTTTGTTTGGCCTTTCTGCACATACAGCCGAACAGCGCACCAAGGAGATAGGCATTCGAAAGGTCCTTGGAGCATCGGTAAGCGGGGTAGTAGCGCTGCTGTCCAAAGACTTTATCAGGCTGATATTAATCGCAATTCTTATCGCTACCCCTATAGCTTGGTATATGATGTACCGATGGCTTCAGGATTTCGCATATAGAATTGACTTGCAGTGGTGGATGTTTGCTGGTGCTGGCCTAGCGGCTATAGTAATTGCCTTGCTAACGGTAAGTTCTCAGGCGATCAAGGCGGCCTTGATGAACCCGGTAAACTCGTTGCGAAGCGAGTGA
- a CDS encoding ABC transporter permease: protein MWKNYIKISWRNLLNKKGFAFINIGGLAIGMASALLILLLVQHEWSMDRFHSKKDRVFRAMNKAEFNGEVHVWGSTPKPLGPALKEEYPEIEAISRLSDMGDILFTVDNLKVMAKGAFVDTDFLRMFDFPLIAGDKQSVFKNPTDIVITQDFAKRLFGSADALGKTVLVNNAETFTVTGLLDDLPSNTQFEFDYLVPWSYMEKLGWSDDYWGNNSVETYVELHAQADPLLVGEKIKGITKRHSEDEDTEVILHAMPNWWLYSKFENGEIAGGRIEMIRLYGIIAGFILLIACINFMNLTTARSEKRAKEVGIRKVVGAGKMALVYQFLIESIIISAMAGVIALGIVQLILPYFNLMMERSLAIDYASLWFWLGVLGFVLLTGVLAGSYPAFFLSSFMPSKVLKGTFRKVHAKVNPRKILVVLQFTIAIILMVSTLVIHKQISHGKDRENGYDRNNLIYIPLTDDIKQHYGVIKQELMNARTVKSMTRTLSPLTEIWSNTWGIGWEGKDPNDKTVFNRFHVDEGIVKTAGLTLVSGRDLDLERFPSDSLAMLLNESAVKAMGFEEPLGQIVTDSNTDYHVVGVVKDFIMIDPFERIEPLMLAGVRSGNWTNVAHLKFNPNLSTAEALESTKEVFGKYNPDFPFEYTFVDEAYAKKFEESQRSAQLAASFAFLTIFISCLGLFGLSAYMAETRTKEIGIRKVLGASVASLTSLLSKDFVLLVLISCVIAFPVAWWAMSQFLKSFAYRINLDWWLFALAGIGAVLIALLTVSSQAIKTALMNPVNSLKDE, encoded by the coding sequence ATGTGGAAGAACTATATAAAAATTTCTTGGAGAAACCTTTTGAACAAAAAGGGCTTTGCGTTCATCAATATTGGTGGATTGGCGATCGGTATGGCCAGTGCTCTTCTGATACTGCTCTTGGTGCAGCATGAATGGAGCATGGACAGGTTCCATAGCAAAAAAGATAGGGTATTCCGTGCCATGAACAAGGCAGAGTTCAATGGAGAAGTTCATGTTTGGGGAAGCACGCCTAAACCTCTTGGCCCTGCACTGAAAGAGGAATACCCAGAGATAGAAGCAATTTCCAGACTTTCTGATATGGGAGATATTCTATTTACTGTGGACAATCTGAAAGTCATGGCAAAAGGAGCCTTTGTGGATACAGATTTTTTAAGAATGTTTGATTTTCCTTTGATAGCGGGGGACAAACAGTCTGTTTTTAAAAATCCAACAGATATTGTGATTACCCAGGACTTTGCTAAACGACTGTTTGGTTCAGCTGATGCTCTGGGCAAAACTGTTTTGGTCAATAATGCAGAAACTTTTACGGTCACAGGCTTATTGGATGATCTACCTTCAAATACCCAATTCGAATTTGATTACTTGGTCCCTTGGTCTTACATGGAAAAGCTAGGTTGGTCGGATGATTATTGGGGAAATAATTCTGTAGAAACTTATGTGGAATTACATGCTCAAGCTGATCCACTGCTAGTTGGAGAAAAAATTAAAGGAATTACCAAGAGACATAGTGAGGACGAGGACACAGAAGTGATCTTACATGCCATGCCTAACTGGTGGTTGTATTCCAAGTTTGAAAACGGAGAGATAGCTGGAGGAAGGATTGAGATGATTCGCTTATATGGAATAATTGCAGGATTTATTCTCCTGATTGCTTGTATCAATTTTATGAATCTTACTACTGCCAGAAGTGAAAAACGAGCCAAGGAAGTTGGCATTCGAAAAGTGGTAGGAGCAGGCAAAATGGCTTTGGTTTACCAGTTTTTGATTGAGTCCATTATTATTTCTGCCATGGCCGGGGTGATTGCTTTGGGGATTGTTCAGTTGATATTGCCTTATTTCAATCTGATGATGGAAAGGAGCTTGGCCATTGACTATGCTAGTTTATGGTTTTGGCTTGGAGTGTTGGGCTTTGTTTTACTGACTGGAGTATTGGCAGGTAGTTATCCCGCTTTCTTTTTATCGTCTTTTATGCCGAGCAAAGTACTAAAAGGAACTTTTAGAAAAGTACATGCCAAGGTTAATCCTCGTAAAATTCTGGTTGTATTACAGTTTACCATTGCCATTATTTTGATGGTAAGCACCTTGGTCATTCATAAGCAAATTAGCCATGGCAAAGATCGTGAAAATGGCTATGATAGAAATAACCTGATTTATATTCCCCTCACCGACGATATCAAACAACATTATGGGGTGATCAAACAGGAGTTGATGAATGCTCGGACGGTGAAATCCATGACCCGTACACTTTCCCCATTGACAGAAATTTGGAGCAACACTTGGGGAATTGGGTGGGAAGGAAAGGATCCGAATGACAAGACTGTATTTAATCGTTTCCATGTAGATGAAGGCATTGTCAAGACGGCTGGCTTGACCTTGGTAAGTGGACGAGACTTGGATTTGGAAAGGTTTCCAAGTGATTCTTTGGCCATGCTATTAAATGAAAGTGCGGTAAAAGCGATGGGCTTTGAGGAACCTCTAGGGCAAATTGTCACTGACAGCAACACAGATTACCATGTGGTGGGAGTGGTGAAAGATTTTATAATGATTGACCCTTTTGAGCGGATTGAGCCATTGATGTTGGCTGGTGTGAGGAGCGGCAATTGGACGAATGTGGCTCATCTCAAATTTAACCCCAACTTATCGACAGCTGAAGCTTTGGAAAGTACCAAGGAAGTGTTTGGCAAGTACAATCCTGATTTTCCTTTTGAATACACCTTTGTGGACGAAGCCTATGCCAAGAAATTCGAGGAATCACAGCGGTCCGCGCAACTGGCGGCAAGTTTTGCCTTTCTGACCATATTTATTTCCTGCTTGGGATTATTTGGGTTGTCGGCTTATATGGCTGAGACCCGCACCAAGGAAATTGGGATACGAAAGGTGCTGGGTGCCTCTGTGGCATCATTGACCTCACTTCTCTCCAAGGATTTTGTCTTGCTGGTTTTGATTTCCTGTGTGATCGCTTTTCCGGTTGCTTGGTGGGCGATGAGCCAATTCCTGAAATCCTTTGCTTATAGGATCAACTTGGACTGGTGGCTTTTTGCCTTAGCAGGTATAGGAGCAGTACTGATTGCGCTGTTGACGGTCAGCTCGCAAGCCATCAAAACGGCATTGATGAATCCGGTAAACTCATTGAAGGATGAGTAA
- a CDS encoding ABC transporter permease → MWKNYFKIAWRNLLKKKVYASINILGLAVGMACCLVISMYIMDELSYDQYHEKKDRIYRVIHGNSSPEADEGEVESYWVWGNAPIGPALKEEFPDIEKVVQFSGRADLLLSYGEDTYQEEGVLFIDSTAFDVFSWKMIEGDAKRALVAPYSIVLTESTAKKYFGNEDPLGKTLKGSESAGRSNAGDYTVTGVMEDVPDNSHFKFNALLSMSTFRQSRPGIFDEWGYVDSYTYFLASEHFNPEAFQQKVPEFLKRRRGDLGDRYTIALEPLGDVYLNSKVQRQPGETGSMSNIYIFSVIGIFILVIAIINFMNLSTARSMERAKEVGIRKSVGADKMSLVLQFMGESLIIVCIASVIGWLLLILGFPMVENLTGKVLELNQIISWQNIILFLGLMVLIGLLAGSYPALVLSSFKPVSVLKGINKANASGVNLRKALVIFQFSLSVALIAGTLIVYFQMNHLLDKDMGFDKEQMLVVDYNYDGQVNTMSSALKQELEKEPSILSVAFSRSVPGSHFPNAGTTIESPEGEMKNYSPPIFQVGIDFVDHFDIELIAGRSYSRDYPSDSTSSLIINEAAAKAFGYANPADIIGRKFEQWGHEGEVIGVVKDFNYISLHRNIEPLTLPFEAYASRYMSVKVKPEDLGNTIAHVEKVWAELAPHRPFVYSFLDDDFNSQYQSDFRFKQLFTTFSVIAILIACLGLLGLATYTAEMRTKEIGIRKVLGAEVFSIVTLLSKDFVKLVLVAIAIATPVSWYVMNKWLMGFAYQIEIHWWIFAVAGLMAVMVAILTISFQSIKSALINPVNSLRSE, encoded by the coding sequence ATGTGGAAGAACTATTTTAAAATCGCTTGGAGAAACCTTTTGAAAAAGAAGGTATATGCCTCTATCAATATTTTAGGTTTGGCAGTTGGCATGGCCTGTTGTTTGGTGATCTCCATGTATATCATGGATGAACTGTCCTATGATCAATATCATGAAAAGAAGGACAGGATTTATCGGGTGATCCATGGCAACAGTTCCCCTGAGGCAGATGAGGGAGAAGTAGAATCCTATTGGGTATGGGGCAATGCACCGATAGGACCAGCGCTGAAGGAAGAATTTCCTGATATAGAAAAAGTCGTGCAGTTTTCGGGAAGGGCAGATCTTCTCTTAAGCTATGGAGAGGATACTTATCAAGAAGAAGGAGTGCTTTTTATTGACTCCACAGCATTTGATGTTTTTAGTTGGAAAATGATTGAAGGTGATGCCAAAAGGGCATTGGTAGCGCCATATAGTATTGTTTTAACAGAAAGCACGGCCAAAAAGTATTTTGGGAATGAAGATCCATTGGGCAAGACCCTGAAAGGAAGTGAATCTGCTGGACGTTCAAATGCGGGTGATTATACCGTGACAGGGGTAATGGAAGATGTTCCGGACAATTCACACTTTAAGTTCAATGCGCTTCTCTCAATGAGCACGTTTAGACAGTCGCGGCCAGGGATTTTTGATGAATGGGGCTATGTGGATTCTTATACTTATTTCTTGGCAAGTGAGCATTTTAACCCAGAAGCATTCCAACAAAAAGTCCCTGAGTTTTTGAAAAGAAGAAGAGGGGATTTAGGAGATCGCTATACCATCGCTCTTGAACCTTTGGGAGATGTCTACCTTAACTCAAAAGTACAAAGACAACCAGGGGAAACAGGTAGCATGTCCAATATCTATATATTCTCCGTAATTGGCATTTTTATTCTGGTGATTGCCATCATCAATTTTATGAACCTTTCCACGGCACGGTCCATGGAGAGAGCCAAAGAGGTGGGAATCAGAAAGTCTGTTGGGGCTGATAAGATGAGCCTGGTGCTTCAATTTATGGGGGAATCATTGATCATAGTTTGTATAGCTTCGGTAATAGGTTGGCTTTTGCTCATTTTGGGTTTTCCGATGGTGGAGAACTTGACAGGAAAGGTTTTGGAACTTAACCAAATTATCAGCTGGCAAAATATCATATTATTTCTTGGACTAATGGTATTGATAGGTCTTTTGGCAGGTTCCTATCCTGCATTGGTACTTTCCAGCTTTAAGCCTGTATCTGTCCTAAAAGGCATCAACAAAGCCAATGCAAGTGGTGTGAACTTGAGAAAGGCATTGGTGATCTTCCAGTTCAGCTTATCGGTGGCCTTGATTGCAGGGACCTTGATTGTATATTTCCAGATGAACCACCTTTTGGATAAGGACATGGGCTTTGATAAAGAACAGATGCTGGTAGTGGACTATAATTATGATGGACAGGTCAATACCATGTCTTCAGCATTGAAACAGGAGCTGGAGAAGGAACCAAGCATACTTTCAGTAGCCTTTTCCAGAAGTGTGCCTGGAAGTCATTTTCCTAACGCAGGCACCACGATCGAATCACCAGAAGGAGAAATGAAAAACTATTCTCCACCTATTTTTCAAGTAGGGATCGATTTTGTGGACCATTTTGACATCGAATTGATCGCCGGTCGATCTTATTCCAGGGATTATCCTTCTGATTCTACCTCATCATTGATCATCAATGAAGCGGCAGCCAAGGCATTTGGGTATGCCAACCCTGCGGATATAATAGGGAGAAAATTTGAGCAGTGGGGACATGAAGGAGAGGTCATTGGTGTAGTGAAGGATTTTAATTATATCTCCCTTCATAGGAATATTGAACCACTTACCCTGCCTTTTGAAGCCTATGCAAGTCGCTATATGAGTGTCAAAGTAAAACCTGAAGATTTAGGAAATACAATTGCCCATGTAGAAAAAGTATGGGCAGAGCTGGCTCCCCATCGCCCATTTGTCTATAGTTTTTTGGATGATGATTTTAACAGTCAGTACCAATCAGATTTCAGGTTCAAGCAATTGTTTACCACCTTTTCGGTGATAGCGATTTTGATTGCCTGTTTGGGATTATTGGGTTTGGCCACCTATACAGCGGAAATGCGTACCAAGGAAATTGGAATCAGGAAAGTCTTAGGTGCAGAGGTGTTCAGCATTGTCACCTTATTGTCCAAGGACTTTGTCAAGCTGGTGCTGGTAGCCATTGCCATCGCAACGCCGGTATCATGGTATGTGATGAACAAATGGTTGATGGGCTTTGCCTATCAGATAGAAATTCATTGGTGGATCTTCGCGGTGGCAGGATTGATGGCCGTAATGGTTGCGATTTTAACCATCAGTTTCCAATCCATCAAATCAGCCTTGATCAATCCCGTGAACTCGCTTCGAAGCGAATAA